GAAGCACCATGGCGAGGATCAACAACCCGCCGACCAGACTGACGTCGAAGGCGCCTGCCCAGTCGCCCCATTTCCATCCCCGGAACTGCAAATAGAACGCAATGAGCAGCGGGAATGGCCCAAGGCGTTGCAGCCCGCCGTACATCAGGCCCATGCGCTCGATCATGTTGTTGCGCAGCTGACTGACATACTTGAGGCGGCGCTCGCGCTCAATGCGAGGGAAACGGCGAAGCTCGGTAACCACCGCTTGCCAGTGTGCGAAGTCACCGTCCATCTCCTTGGCGTGCGACAGTCGTGGCTGACTGAATTGGCGGATGCCTCTGCGGGCGGCCAGGGCGCCCCCAACAATGAAGCCCCCGATTTCGATTGCCAGGCAGGCAATAACCACCTGGAGTACTGCGCCAATAGGCAGCCATCGATCCGGAACCTGAGCAGTAAGTATGCCGATGATCGCCGCACCCATGCCGATGCGAAACGACCAGGTCTCCACCCTGCCCGCCTTACGGTAGATGCTATGTTCAACCAGCCCTTGCACCCGCTGGTAGAGCCAGTGGAAGGTCAGTTCCTGTTGCTTCGTCCTGTCTGGCGAATCGAATCCGCCCTCTGCCTGCATATCCATTGCGTCCCCCTGCCCGCCGGCGCAGATGCCGGCGCCACCATCGTAGCCGACGACTCACCTCCCGGCATCGATCCAGCCCGCAAGGCGCGCACGCGCGAGATCTTCTGGCGTGTCGATATCCAGGCCCAGCTCCGGCGCTTGAAGGGCATGCACGGCGTCGATGGGAAGCTGCCTCAAGCGCGCTCCGAAGCCGCGGTCACCGCTTGCACCCACCTGATTGAACCATGCGCGCGGCACCACTGCAGGAACGCCAAGGACCTTTCCGTGACGGGTGCCAGCGCACCCTGACGACGAAGCGCGGGCACCCAAAAGCAACGCCTGCAGATGGGCGTACTCGATCGCGGGCTGGTCGCATGCCACGACCATCACGGCGGCCACCGCGGGCAGCAGGTGTGTGCCCGCAACCTGCAGGCTGCTGGCCAGGCCGCTTTCCCAGTGGTGGTTGGTTACCGGGGTGGCATCCAGTCCGGAAATACTGGATGTCACGGCCTGTGCGTGCCCGCCCACCACCACCAACACCTGCGATGGCGCAAGCTCCAGCGCCAACCGCACTACGCGATGTACAAGGGTCTCGCCCTGCCGGGTCAGAAGCTGCTTGGGCTGGCCAAGCCGGGTGCTCCCGCCCGCCGCAAGCACGACGACCGCATGCGCGACCGTCACCTGCCGGCGGTGCTTCGCCATTGCTGCAGCTGCGCGGCAATGCTGAGCGAAATTGCCTCCGGCCCTCGCCCTCCGATGTTGAGGCCGATGGGCGATCG
This portion of the Stenotrophomonas sp. WZN-1 genome encodes:
- a CDS encoding nucleotidyltransferase family protein, which encodes MAKHRRQVTVAHAVVVLAAGGSTRLGQPKQLLTRQGETLVHRVVRLALELAPSQVLVVVGGHAQAVTSSISGLDATPVTNHHWESGLASSLQVAGTHLLPAVAAVMVVACDQPAIEYAHLQALLLGARASSSGCAGTRHGKVLGVPAVVPRAWFNQVGASGDRGFGARLRQLPIDAVHALQAPELGLDIDTPEDLARARLAGWIDAGR